DNA sequence from the Agromyces aureus genome:
GTGCGCGAGCGGGTGACCTCGATCGGCTACAACTCGTCGGACGTCTGGTTCGACGGCCGCTCGTGCGGTGTCTCCGTCTCGATCGGCGGCCAGTCGCCCGACATCGCGCAGGGCGTCGACGACGCGTTCGAGTCGCGCGAACGCTCGAGCGAGGACCTGCTCGACAAGCAGGGCGCCGGCGATCAGGGCATCATGTTCGGCTACGCCACGCGCGAGACGCCGCAGCTCATGCCGGTGCCGATCTGGATCGCGCACCGTCTCGCCGAGCGCCTGACCGAGGTCCGCAAGCGCGGCGAGCTCGACTACCTGCGCCCCGACGGCAAGACCCAGGTCACGGTCGGATACGACGGTCAGGTGCCGCGCACGATCGAGACGGTCGTGCTCTCCACGCAGCATTCGCCGAAGGTCTCGACCGAGCAGCTCCGTGCCGAGGTCGAAGAACTCGTGATCACCCCCGTGCTCGACACGGTCGAGCTCACGCGGCCCGAGCTCAACGTGCTGATCAACCCGACCGGCCGGTTCGAGATCGGCGGCCCCCAGGGCGACGCCGGCCTCACGGGCCGCAAGATCATCATCGACACGTACGGCGGCGCGAGCCGGCACGGCGGCGGCGCGTTCAGCGGCAAGGACCCGTCGAAGGTCGATCGCTCGGCCGCGTACGCCATGCGGTGGGTCGCGAAGAACGCGGTCGCCGCGGGTCTGGCCGACCGACTCGAGGTGCAGATCGCGTACGCGATCGGCAAGGCGGCACCTGTCGGCCTCTACGTCGAGACGTTCGGCACGGCGCACGTGCCTGAGGAGCGCATCATCGGCGCCATCCGCGAGGTCTTCGATCTCCGCCCCGCGGCGATCATCCGCGATCTCGACCTGCTGCGACCGATCTACGCGCAGACGGCGGCGTACGGTCACTTCGGCCGCGAGCTGCCCGACTTCACCTGGGAGCGACTCGACCGCGTCGACGACCTGCGCGCCATCGCCGGGCTCTGACATGGCGGGCGGCTCCGTCGCCAGGGTGCTGCTCGACTCCCCGCTGCCACAGCTCGACCAGCTCTTCGACTACCGGGTTCCCGAGCGCCTGCGCGAGCAGGCGCGACCGGGCGTTCGTGTGCGCGCGCCGCTCCGATCCGGCGGCCGCATCGCGAACGGCTGGCTCGTCGAACTCGCCGATTCGAGCGAGTTCGAGGGGCGGCTGAGCGACCTCGAGGACGTCGTCTCCGAGGTTCCCCTCCTCGTGCCCGAGGTCTGGGCGCTCGCACGAGCTGCGGCCGACCGTGCAGCGGGCAACGCGAGCGACGTGCTCCGGCTCGCCGTGCCGTCGCGGTACGTGCGCGTCGAGCGGGCGTGGTCGGCGGCCGAGCCCGATCCGGGCGAGCTGCCCGTCGAGCCGGCGGCCGTGCACGGCGCCGCACCGGGCCGGATCGAGTCGGGCATCGCTGCGGGCGAGCGGATGTCGCTGGCCGCCGATCCCCGACCGGTGCGCCTGCGTTCGGGCGCCTGGGTCGGCTCGTGGGCGCTCACGATGGCGCTGGCCGCTGCCCATGCCCTCGCCGCCGACCGTTCCGCGCTGCTCGTCGTGCCCGACTATCGCGATCAGGAGCAGCTCGAGGCGGCGCTGCACGCGACCGTCGATCCGCGCCGCGTCCTGCGCACCGATGCCCGGCAGGCGGGCGGAGCCAGGTTCCGCGCGTTCCTCGACGCGACGGGTGAGGCGGCGCGCGTGATCATCGGCAACCGGTCGACCGTGTACGCGCCGGCGAGCCGGCTCGGCCTGATCGCGATGTGGGACGACGGCGACTCGCTCATGAACGAGCCGCTGTCGCCAGGCGTGCATCCGAGGGACGCTGCGCTGATCCGCCAGGAGCAGTCGGGGGCGGCGCTGCTCATGCTCTCCCACTCGCGCAGCCTCGAGGTGCAGCGCCTGGTCGAGATCGGGTGGATGCACGAGATCCCGGTCGCCGGGCACGCGCGACCGCGCGTGATCCCGACCGAGCAGCAGCACGCCCCCGAGGCGGGCTCGGCGCGCATTCCCACGGCGGCGTGGCGTCAGGCGCAGGAGGCGTTGCGGTCGGGGCCGGTGCTCGTGCAGGTGGGGCGCCCAGGCAACACCCCGGCGCTCTCGTGCGACCGCTGCCGCGAGCCGGCGCGGTGCGCGGCGTGCGGCGGGGGCCTCGCCGTGCCGCGGGCCGGCGGAGTGGCGGCGTGCTCGTTGTGCGGCACGACCGCCGCGGGCTGGGCGTGTCCGACTTGCGAGGGGACGCGACTGCGAGCCGTCACGATCGGTGCGAGCCGCACGGCCGACGAGTTGGGTCGCGCCTTCCCGAACACCAGGGTGGTCCTCTCCGACGGCGAGAAGCCGGTGCTCCGCGTCGGCGCCGAGCCGGCCCTCGTCATCGCCACCAGGGGTGCCGAGCCGATCGCCGACGGCGGGTACCGTGCGGTGCTGCTCCTCGACGGGGAGCGCATGCTGCTCCGCGAGTCGTTGAGGGTCGCCGAGGACTGCCTGCGCTGGTGGTCGAACGCGGCGGCGCTCGTCGCACCGGGTTCCGCCGTGTTCCTGGTGGGCGTCGGCGGCGCGTTGGCGACCGCGCTCTCGACCTGGCGGCAGGGGGATTGGGCGTCGACCGAGCTCGACTCGCGTCGCGCGCTGCGGTTCCCGCCGGCGGTCCGGGTCGCGAGCGTCAGCGCCTCCGCGGCGAACGTCGGCGCGGCGATCACGGCGGTCGAGTCCGCCGGCGGTGTCGACGTGCTTGGGCCGGTTCCGGTCGACGACGGCCTCGTGCGAGCGCTGGTGCGCTTCGACTACGGTGTCGGCGCGCGGGTGGCGAACGAACTCCGCTCGGAGATGATCCGGGTGGCGACCGAGCGGCGTCGACCGGTGGCCGGTCGGCCCGTGCGTCGCCCGGCCGTGCTCCGGGTGCGGTTCGACGACCCCGAGGTGCCGTGAGGCGCACCGATCTTCGACGGCCACGGCATCGTTCGGCCTCGATCCACGTCGACGACGATCTCGTTCGACGACGCGCACGCCATCGAAGGGCCTCGATCGATGTCGTACCGGCATGGATCCGCGCGTCGGCGACAATGGAGTGTGCAGAAGCTCCGACTCGTCTTCGCCGGTACTCCGGCGGCCGCCGTTCCCTCGCTCGAACGACTCGCCGCGAGCGGGCATGAGATCGTCGCGGTCGTCACGCGTCCGGCGGCCCCGCTCGGACGCAAGCGGCTGTTGACGCCGTCGCCCGTGGCCCAGGCGGCCGAGCGGCTCGGGCTGCCGATCGTCGAGGCGGCACGGCTCGACGCTGAGGCCACCGCGCGCATCGCGGCATCCGAACCCGATCTCGGGGTGATCGTCGCCTATGGCGGGCTCGTGCGCGAGCCGCTGCTCTCGACCCCACCGCACGGCTGGATCAACCTGCACTTCTCGCTGCTTCCGGCATGGCGCGGCGCAGCGCCCGTCCAGCACGCGCTCATCGCCGGCGAGGCCGAGACCGGTGCCGCGGTGTTCCGGCTCGTGCCGGAGCTCGACGCGGGCGACGTCTTCGCCGACCTCCGGCGCACGATCGTGGCCGACGACACGGCGGGCGCGCTGCTCGACGAACTCGCCATGTCGGGCGCCGAGCTCCTCGCGGGCGTGGTCGACGGCATCGCCGACGGCACGGCCGCGGCCGCTCCCCAGGTCGGCGAGCCCTCGTTCGCCCCGAAGCTCGGCATCGACGATGCGCGTCTGAACTGGTCCGCTTCCGCTGCGACCGTGCTCGCACGATATCGAGGCGTCACGCCCGAACCCGGCGCGTGGACGACGATCGAGGGGCAGCGCCTGAAGCTGCTCGAGCTCGCCGCCTCGTCGGATTCGCCGCCCGAGACGAGCCTGCGCCCCGGCGAGCTCGCCGCGAGCGGTCGGCGCCTCTTCATCGGCACGGCCGACGCGCCGATCGAGGTGCGGCGCGTGCAGCCCGCCGGCCGCACGGGCATGGCGGCCGCCGACTGGTGGCGCGGATCCGGACGAGACGGGATGGTGGCCGAATGAGCGAGCAACGAGGGCGGGCGCACGGAGACCGCCGCCGACCGGATGCGCCGCGCCAGCCGAAGATCTCGCCGGCGCGACGCGTCGCGTACGAGGTGCTCGAGGCCGTCCGTCTCGACGAGGCGTACGCCAACCTGCTGCTCCCCGCGCGCATCCGCCGAGCGAGACTGAGCCAGGCGGATGCCGCGTTGGCGACCGAGCTGACCTACGGCACCCTTCGCCGGCAGGGCTACTACGACCGCGTGATCGAGCTCGCGGCGGACCGCCCGGCCGACGCGATCGACCCGGCCGTGCTCGACGTGCTGCGCCTCGGCGCGCACCAGTTGCTCTCGACCCGCGTGCCGACGCACGCGGCCGTGAACGAGCAGGTCGATCTCGCGCGCTCGGTCTCGCCGAAGGCCGCGGGCTTCGTCAACGCGGTGCTCCGCACGGTGTCGCGCACGGATGCCGACGCCTGGCGCGAGCTCGTCGCCGAGGGCGTGTCGAACGAGGACGAGCGACTGGCGCGCCTCGAGAGTCATCCGAAATGGGTCGTGCGCGCACTTCGCGCCGCCCTCGACCGCGAGGGCCGCGCCGACGAGCTCGAGGCGCTCCTGCAGGCCGACAACTCGTCGCCTCGCGTGAACCTCGCCGTGCTGCCGGGGCTCGTCGACGAGTCCGCCCTGCTCGAGGTCGACGGATTCGCGCCCGACCGCTACTCGCCGATCGGCGCGACCTCGCACGACCCGATCTCGGTCGTCGAGTCGGGCGGCGGCCGCATCCGCGTGCAGGACGAGGGCTCGCAGCTCGCGGCGCTCGCCCTCAGCCGCGCCCGGCCGGTGGAGGCGGGGGAGCGCTGGTTGGACCTCTGCTCCGGCCCGGGCGGCAAGACCGCCGTGCTCGCGGCCGAGGCGCTCGCAGGGGGCGCC
Encoded proteins:
- the metK gene encoding methionine adenosyltransferase; protein product: MPQLRLFTSESVTEGHPDKICDQVSDSILDALLTVDPHSRVAVETLVTTGLVHVAGEVTTSGYVEIPAIVRERVTSIGYNSSDVWFDGRSCGVSVSIGGQSPDIAQGVDDAFESRERSSEDLLDKQGAGDQGIMFGYATRETPQLMPVPIWIAHRLAERLTEVRKRGELDYLRPDGKTQVTVGYDGQVPRTIETVVLSTQHSPKVSTEQLRAEVEELVITPVLDTVELTRPELNVLINPTGRFEIGGPQGDAGLTGRKIIIDTYGGASRHGGGAFSGKDPSKVDRSAAYAMRWVAKNAVAAGLADRLEVQIAYAIGKAAPVGLYVETFGTAHVPEERIIGAIREVFDLRPAAIIRDLDLLRPIYAQTAAYGHFGRELPDFTWERLDRVDDLRAIAGL
- the fmt gene encoding methionyl-tRNA formyltransferase, which codes for MQKLRLVFAGTPAAAVPSLERLAASGHEIVAVVTRPAAPLGRKRLLTPSPVAQAAERLGLPIVEAARLDAEATARIAASEPDLGVIVAYGGLVREPLLSTPPHGWINLHFSLLPAWRGAAPVQHALIAGEAETGAAVFRLVPELDAGDVFADLRRTIVADDTAGALLDELAMSGAELLAGVVDGIADGTAAAAPQVGEPSFAPKLGIDDARLNWSASAATVLARYRGVTPEPGAWTTIEGQRLKLLELAASSDSPPETSLRPGELAASGRRLFIGTADAPIEVRRVQPAGRTGMAAADWWRGSGRDGMVAE
- a CDS encoding RsmB/NOP family class I SAM-dependent RNA methyltransferase yields the protein MSEQRGRAHGDRRRPDAPRQPKISPARRVAYEVLEAVRLDEAYANLLLPARIRRARLSQADAALATELTYGTLRRQGYYDRVIELAADRPADAIDPAVLDVLRLGAHQLLSTRVPTHAAVNEQVDLARSVSPKAAGFVNAVLRTVSRTDADAWRELVAEGVSNEDERLARLESHPKWVVRALRAALDREGRADELEALLQADNSSPRVNLAVLPGLVDESALLEVDGFAPDRYSPIGATSHDPISVVESGGGRIRVQDEGSQLAALALSRARPVEAGERWLDLCSGPGGKTAVLAAEALAGGAVLSANEIVPVRADLVRSAIAGVPLDVEVRGGDGRDLDAAAFGAPGGFDRILLDAPCTGLGALRRRPEARWRKRPQDVGELTLLQGQLLDAAFAALAPGGVLAYVTCSPHTAETHGSLGAALARWGDEAESLDTAAVVQAVSRHPLDLASGEATVQLWPHRHGTDAMFIALVRRVPAS